AACTTACTGACCGATCTGTTCGAGTTCAGTTAACCGACCCAGAACACCGGTCAATCGCGACTTAACAGCCTGGGACTGGTCTGCACTCTTGAGCTTCAGACTCTGAAGTTGATTCTTGAGCTCATTCAATGACAACCGCAACTCCTCGTTGTCGGATGTCAGAGTCTGGTTCTCACGCTGGAGAGTTTGCAATCGCTCAATCAACTGCTCAACTTTGTTGGCCAATTGGGTAAGTTTATCCTCAATCATTATTTATCCCTTATTTCTGCGTTGAACTTCTTGATTAATGCTGCCACTACATCTTGTTGCATGGCATCAACTTCCTGCCCAGATAAACTTCGCTCAGGGGAACGATAAATAATCGCCAGAGCGATAGATTTTTTCCCCTGTTCGATCTGCTTACCGGTGTAGAGATCAAAAATGCTGACTTCTTCTGCCAACGGACCGGCTGCATCCTGGGCGGCTTTTACCAATTCTCCGGCCGGAACGTCCGCCGCAACGATCATAGCCAGATCACGAGGTGCTGCTGGAAATTGCGGCAAGGGTTTGAATGGCGGGAGCGAAAAACCATCCCCTAATAGACTGGCAGTCGAAAACTCAGCGACAAAAACCGGTTGCTTAATGTCAACCAAACGAGCGATACGGGCAGTCACCTGACCGATGCTTCCTATGACCGCATTGTTGCTCTTGATTTCAAAAGCAAGGCCCGACTCCAGATAGTTGATCTCCGCCGCAGCATACTCAAATGCAGGTCTGCGGAAGTGGGCGACCAGATGGTCAAGCGCTCCGGTAACATCATGGAAATCCAGTGGTCGCGGAGTCTGTCGCCAGCCATTTTGTGTATTGCCGGTAACTGCCACCACAATGTGTTGATCTTCCCGCCAATCATGATGGTTGTCGGGAGGAAGATATGCCGTTCCTATCTCGAAAAGACACAGGTTTATGTTTCGGTGTGATATGTTATGTCCGACCACTACCAACGTTGAGAGCAGCAAATCGTGACGCATCGCATCCAGATCGGAGGAAGATGGATTGACGATCTTCACCATCGGAAGGTCCGGGTTGATCTTCTGAGCGAGGCGACTATCAACCAATCCGTGGTTGATCATCTCATTAAATCCCGCCCCGGTTAGAACCGTGCGAGCCTCCTCAAGGAACCGATCCTGCTGGTGATAGGGCGTGAAGAGTGGACCGACATTCGTAATCGCATCAGGAATATTTGCCCATCCCTCCATTCGCGCTACTTCTTCAATAAGATCAATCTCCCGCTCGAGGTCAGGTCGGAACGTTGGGACAGTCACTTCCAGTCTATCGTCACCTGCTACTTCCAATTCAATGTTGGTCAGTAGCTCGCGCATCCGATCTGTTGAAAGAGCGGTACCCAAAATGGCATTGCATCGTTTCGGACGAAGTGAAATTGTTCTGGGTTTAATTTCCCTGGGGTAACAGTCAACTACTCCGGCCAGCACTTCCCCACCGCAAAGCTCATGCATCAAAGACACCGCACGATCAATAGCATAGACAGCGCGATTGGGGTCAGCCCCTTTCTCAAATCGCGTTGATGATTCCGTTACGAACCCGAGATGCCTGCGACTCTTGCGAATCATGGAGGGATCAAAGTAAGCCGCTTCGAGAAGAACGTTGGTGGTAGAATCCTCCACTTCGGAATCCAGTCCACCCATCACACCCCCGGCTGCGACGCCATTCTTGCCATTGGAAATCAACAGAACGTCGGGAATAAGGTCATGCTCCTGACCGTCGAGAGTTTTGAACTTCTCACCCTTGGCGGCACGCCGCACAACTACTTCTTTTGAACCGAAGCGGTCGTAATCAAAAGCATGAAGAGGGTGTCCTGTTTCCAAAAGAACATAATTGGTGATATCAACTACATTATTAATGGGACGAATCCCCGAAACCAAAAGTCTCTTCTGTATCCACCAGGGGGACGGACCGATTTTCACGTTCTTGATAACGCGTGCCGCATAACGGGGGCAGGCATCGGGATCACTGATTTTCACCGTAATGTAGTCGGCAGTTTTCTCAGATGATTCCGTCAACTCAAACTCAGGCTGTCGAACCGAGACACCAGCCAAACCAGCGGCATCACGAGCGATCCCTATTGCCGACATCGAGTCGGGTCGGTTAGGCGTAAGTTCGAACGTCAACTGATAGTCATGGAAATCAAGATAGTCTGCAATCGGCTCTCCGATCGGCGCATCGGAATCGAGCACCATAATACCAGCGTGATCATCAGATATTCCCAACTCTCGTTCGGAACAGATCATGCCGCATGAGAGAATACCACGTATCTTCACCTTCTTGATGACGAAGTCGCCAGCCAGCTTTGCTCCCAGCAATGCCACGGGGACTTTTTGTCCCACAGCCACATTGGGCGCACCGCAGACGAGGTCCATTGTTTCTGAGCCGGTATCAACCGTTGCCAGCCTAATTTTATCGGCGCCCTCAATGGGCTTGAGATCGTTGACAACGCCGACCACGACTTTTTCCATGTACCGGTCGGTGGCGTCGATTTCTTCCAGCGCCGTGCCGCAGTTAGTCAGGTGGCTGGCCATCTCCTGGGCTGGCCATTCTAACCCGGTTAGCTCCAGGAGCCATTGGTACGAAATTTTCATAGTTTATTTGAACTGTCTCAGGAACCGCACGTCATTGTTGAAGAACAGTCTGATGTCATTAATTTTGTATTTCAGCATGGCTATTCGTTCGACTCCTATGCCGAAAGCATAACCGGTGTATTTCTCGCTATCGATACCGCACCCATCGAGCACATTAGGATCAATCATTCCACAACCGAGTATCTCCAGCCAGCCGGAGTACTTACACAGTTGGCATCCCTTTCCACCGCACAGAATACACGACACATCCACTTCCGCCGACGGTTCGGTGAAAGGAAAAAACGAGGGCCGGAAGTTGAGTTTCACATCTTCACCAAAGAAAGCCTTACAAAATGCCACCACAGCACCCTTGAGATCGGATGCATTGACTCCAACATCGACGAGAAACCCATCAACCTGATGAAAGGCGACATGCGCTCGTGTGGAAATGGCCTCATTGCGAAAACAACGCCCTGGTGTAATGATCTTTATCGGTGGCTTGCGACGCTCCAGTTCCCTAGTTTGTACAGGTGTCGTGTGAGTTCGCAGCACCCTCTCCCCTTCAACAAATAGGGTATCTTGCATATCACGAGCTGGGTGGTCGGGAGGAAAATTGAGCGACTCGAAATTGTAGTAGTCGGTTTCAATGTCCGGACCGTGGGCAATCTCGAACCCCATACCATGAAAGGTTCGGCAAATGTCGCCCATTACCTGATTCAGGATATGAACATGACCCAGAGGCTGAGCTGTACCGGGCAGAGTCGGGTCGATAGACGATTTGGGACCACCCACCTCCAGACGGTTCTGCCCTTCTTTGATATTTGTCTCAATAGCGGCGCGAGCCTTATTGGCTGCTGCTCCAACTTGCTTGCGTACGTCGATAGGCAGCTTTCCGAGGCCTTTAAGAATAGCTGTTATTTCACCCTTTTTGCCCAGAAAATGGACCCTGAGGTCATTAAGTGCAGCGAGCGAATCAGCTTGGCTGATTCGCTCGAGTGCTTTTTCCTTTAGAACACTGATGTCATCCAATACGGACATAGGCGCACTCCATCCCAGCTATTTACCGGTAGCCATCTTGGCCAGCGACTCGAAAGTGGTCATATCGCGGGCAGCGATATCGGCGAGCATCTTCCGGTCAAGATCAACTCCGGCCTTCTTCAGGCCAGCAATGAAGGTCGAATAATTGGTTCCGCACATCTTGGCTGCCGCCGAGATACGAGTAATCCAAAGGCGACGGAATTCACGCTTCTTGTTGCGCCGGTCGCGGTAGGCGTACTTAAGGCCCTTGTGGACTGTTTCAAGAGCGGTCCGGTAGAGCTTGCTACGGCCACCGAAGTTACCGCGGGCCCGTTTGAGGACTTTTTTGTGACGCTGATGCGCGGCAACGTTATTTTTTGCTCGTGGCATTGATCGAATCTCCTATTATCTAACTCAGATCCGCAATCAACTATAGATTGGGGACCATCTGCAACATTCGTCTCGTGTCAGCCTTGGATACGTGGCTTGCCTTCCGCAGCTGACGCCTCCGCTTGGGCGACATCTTAGTCAGGATGTGCGTCTTGTAGGCATGGTGACGTTTCAACTTGCCGGACGCTGTCTTTTTGAAGCGCTTCGCGGCGCCTCGCTGTGTTCTCATCTTCGGCATTACTTACCTTCTCAGCTATAACTAACTCTATGTTAGTTTGAATCGGTCGTTTCGACCGTTTTTGTATCTTCCTCTTTTGCTTTCGGCTCAGACTTCTTCTGGCCTTCATTCGTCCCCACAGCATCAGCAGCCTTTCGCAGATTTGCCATGATCTCCGGTCGAGGGGCGATAACCATGTTCATATGACGACCGTCGAGACGAGGTGGCATTTCAACCGTCGCCACATCATCCAACACTTCGGCCACGCGATCGAGCAACTTACGCCCAAACTCTGTACGGGCCATCTCTCGACCGCGAAACATCACAAACACTTTCACCTTGCTGCCGGCCTCAACAAACGATCGAACATGCTTTGTCTTGAACTCAAAGTCATGTTTGTCGATCTTCGGTCTGAAACGCATCTCCTTCAACTGATAGGAGTGCTGTTTCTTTCTGGCCAGCCGGTCTTTCTTGGAAAGCTCGTACTTGTACTTCCCATAGTCCAGAATCCGACATACAGGCGGCCGACTGTTGGGCGACACTTCAACCAGGTCCAACCCATGTTCCTTGGCCCGATCAAGAGCCTCAGTCGTCGGAACAATACCGATCTGCTCCCCTTCAGGGCCGATCAACCGAACCGGCGAAACCCGGACTCGGTGGTTTGTGCGAAGATCCTTGCTACCTATGAAATCCTCCTACGATATCTGTGACTTCTCAAGTCCTTTATTTTCAACTTCTTCCCGCAACAGGGCTGCGACTTCCGGCAGAGACATGGAACCCTTATCGCCAACGCCATGTTTTCTAAGCGACAACGTTTTCGACTCGGCTTCTCTGGCTCCCACGATGCACATATAGGGCACTTTCAGCATCTCTGCATCGCGAATCTTGGCGCCAACCTTCTCGGAACGATCATCCAGAACGGCTCTGATACCATGACCGGTAAGCTCCTCTACGACCTTCTGACCGTAATCATTGAAGCTATCAGTGATAGGTAAAACCTTCACCTGAACCGGTGCCAGCCACAACGGGAAATTACCGGCGTAGTGCTCAATGAGCACACCGAAAAACCGCTCAATCGATCCGAGCAGGGCACGATGTATCATATATGGCCGCTTCTGACGGCCATCCCTATCAATATAGTGCAAATCGAACCGTTCCGGCAAGGAAAAATCAAACTGTATAGTCGAACACTGCCAACTACGGTTGAGTGCATCTTTAATCTTTATATCAATCTTGGGACCATAAAATGCCCCACCACCCTCGTCAACCTGGTAATCCAGACCAGCCTGATCAAGAGCCGACCGGAGACTGTCCTCGGCCCGCACCCAATCAGCTTCTTCCCCGATAGCCTTATCCGGCCGGGTGGACAAGTAGATGTCGTAATCGGAGAAGCCAAAAGAACTAAGGATATGAACGCAGAAATTGAGGGTCCAGAGGACCTCCGCTTCCATGTTTTCCTGTGTCACAAAGTGGTGAGCATCATCCTGAGTGAAGCCACGAACACGCATGAGGCCATGCAGTACACCGCCCCCTTCAAACCGATAAACGGCTCCCAACTCCGCCCACCTCAGTGGCAAATCCCGATATGACCATAATCGAGACTTGTACATATAGATATGGAAGGGACAGTTCATTGGTTTCAATTGATATGAACGTCCTTCAACATCCATCGGGCTGAGCATCGAATCACTGTAGAAATCGGTATGCCCGCTTCGATCCCACAAACTGCGCAGAGCGATATGAGGTGAGAAAACTAATTCATAGCCGTGCTTCAGATGTTCCTCACGCCAGAAATTTTCGATCTCGTTACGCACTCGCGCTCCGCTCGGATGCCACAACACCAGTCCTGCACCAACTTCATCGTTGATGGAATAGAGATCAAGCTGTTTACCGAGCACACGGTGATCTCGCTTCTTGGCTTCTTCCATACGATGGAGATAATCTTCGAGCATCGCTTTCTTGGGATATGAAACACCATAGATACGCTGTAGCATCGGACGTCGCTCATCGCCACGCCAGTATGCTCCGGAAGTCGCAGTCAACTTGAAAGCCTTGATGACACCAGTGCGCGGAACATGCGGGCCGAGACACAAGTCTCTGAAGCGTGAATGACTGTAAAATGTCACAGTGTCGACTTCCAAATCTTCCAGCAACTCGACTTTGTAATCTTCTTTCTCCAAACGACACTGTTCAATTGCCTTTTCGCGGGGCATTGATTCGCAGGAGAAACCTACATTCTCCTTGATGATCTCCCCCATCTTCTTTTCGATCTTCTGTAGATCTTTGGGCGAGAACGGTTTCTCAACGTCGAAATCGTAGTACCAACCTTCGTCGATTGGCGGACCAATAGCCAATTTCACTCCGGGGAAAAGCTCCTGAACAGCCTGCGCCATAATGTGTGAGCTGGAATGCCAGAACACCTGCCGCCCTTCGGGTTGATCGAAAGTCAATATTTCTATCGAAATATCGGAAGATATGACAGCGTTAAGATCACATACCTCACCATCGACTTTCACCGCGATAGCCGCCTTGGCCAAACCAGGTGAAATGTCACGAGCTATGTCATAGCCGGTAACACCGGATTCAAACTCTCTGGCAGAGCCATCCGGAAATGAGATATTTAGTAGCGCCATTGCCATTGCTCCCAAAGCAACAAGAGCGGACTGTCGAGAGGACAAGGCCAGACAAATCCGCTCACATCATAAAATGGTGGGCGATACTGGAATTGAACCAGTGACTCCTTGCATGTCAAGCAAGTACTCTAACCATCTGAGCTAATCGCCCACAATCAACATATCCCGGCTACAATACTGATAACCGGGGAACCGCCATAATAGTCCAAAAACCAAATCTTGTCAAGGCGAAAAAATCACTCTATCTGGACCAAAAACATATTGTCTGGGAAAGGCTTACGGTGTGTAGAATAAGATGGGAAGGAGGTCCGATGAGGAACTCCTATTATGCCTGACTTCATGTCATCGCGTTGCGATTATCAACCGCCCAGACCAGCCATTTGCAGGAACGTCTCAGCCTTGAGATACTCTTCGCGGAGAACCCCGCTAAACTGTTCCAGATCTTCTTCGGACACAGCCAGATATTCCAGTACGTCCGGATCGACGGCGCCCACCCTGGCGGTATCCCCATCGTCATAGAATGTTTTCTTGGCCAAATAATCAGCCAGCCAGACCAGAAACACAAGCGGCCCATCATCAGTATCTACAAGTTGCGGATGGTGGTGAAAGGCAATTGCTTCACTAAGTTTCTGGGGCAGTTTCCATTGCGATGTCAGAAAGCCGCCGATCTGAGCATGATTGAATCCAAGCGACTTCTCCTCCAATTCACAATCAGTGGTAGCATTGTCAGTTGCACGTGCCTGGGTTAGTATCTCGTGTTCTTCCTTAAGAAAGCTCGTAAGTATCATCTTGCCGACATCGTGCAGAAGACCAGCCGAAAAGGCAGCATCATGGTCGACCATTCCTCGCGATTTGATCCTCTGAGCCAGGATCCGACAGCAATAGGCGGTCGCCAGGGAATGACGCCAGTACTGCTCCTGGAATTCCTGATCAACACTGTCCCCTTTGAACATATCCAATACACTGGCCGAGAGAACGAGGTTTTTAACCGCTTCCATGCCCACAATCACAACTGCCTGCCGTACAGAGTCAATTTCGCGAGCCAGACCATAGAAAGCCGAATTGGTGAGTTTGAGAACCTTCACCGACATAGCCGGATCTTCAGACAGAATTGAAGCTACCTGAGCAGCCGAGCAGTTGGGATCGTTGATCACCTTCTGTATCTGGTGAAATACTATGGGAGGCGTAGGCAGGTTGCGAATATTCGACACAACCTGTTTGACTTTGTTATCTATCGTTGCCGTAGTCATTATCCACCGTATCAGTCAGAATCACCGGGTGTAAACTTGCTCATTTCGTTAGCCAGCTTACCGGCGATTTCCTGTCGGACGTGTGGCTGGTCATAAAAGCCCTGATCGATTCGCTGCCGGGCCTGGCGAATCTTGTCCATCCTGAGACCGCCATCGGAATCCGCATCATCCCGAGGAGGCATCTCCCCCAGTCCGTACTGGGAACGGGCCGTATCCGCTAACTGGGTCAATTTCTGGCGGGCATCAAGCGACAGTTCGACCGAATCGCTACGTTGGGCCTTCTCCGATGCTCCCGTTGTTGATTCGGGCTTGGGTGCCACTGCCGGGGGCTGCGGTTTGTTGTTATGCAGGGGTCCTATTTCCATGTTTTCTTCTCTACTAACATAGTGTCTGCCACTCCACCGGAGCGAACCCCGGAATCGGTGACAAAACTACTCTCAACTATTTCTTTCCATCAACAAATTGCGGCGATTGATTACCATCAGTCACATATTGCAAAATCTTCTCACTGTTACGCAATTGTCCCAGTTCTTCTTGTATCCGCTCACAGCGTCCCTGAAGATACCCTTCACATTCTGCTACAATGTCTTTGTTCTTCTTGATCAGAGTCATAACGCTGTTGATCACCTTTTTTACCCCTGGCAGAACGGAGACCATCTTGAACGCCTGTGGATCTTTTTTCCTCAGAGCCGCTATCTTTTCCTCAGACTGATTGATCCGTTTCCGACAGCGCTCGATTTCAGCAAACAAGTCCAGGAGGTGAGCATCTCGATCAAATTTAATGAGATCTCTCTGCTTGTCAAGGGTGATGTACAGCGTCTGGTAAAATGAATACTCCTCTTTGAGAGCTTTCGTCAGGTCCCGTTCCGTCTGCTTGAGGGCTTGATAATCCATACTGCTTACGCCGTTCCTGTAAACTGTCCCGGACTGACGGCAGGTGTGACCGGATCGGATATCTCATCCGAACCCTGGTCTTTCAGGCCTTGCCAGCCCTCACGAAGTTCGTTCAATATATTGATGTTATCGTCAATCACGGTCAAATCTTTCGTCGCCTCGATGAGACTGATCTGGGCAATCAGAAAGGCATAGATTTTGCCAAGGTTGGTGGCAATCTCGCCACCTTCGTCGTTGTTCAGAGTTGTATACAGATGGGTAATGAACCGTTTGGCTCTCTGGAGCTGTTCATACCCCTCTTCGTTCTCTTTTTTCTTGTAGTGGGTTGAGGCCTGACGGTACGCAGCAAGGGCACCGTCGTAGACCTGCAGGATGAGGTCAATCTGTGATTTTGAAGAAGTTTCGACTGCTCGATAGGTGTTTACATTGCCATCCATGGTTTCTCCCGGTGTTAAAAGGCTGTTCTGCCTGATTTATTTCTTCTTATTGAAATTCCAGTTACTGTCAAGATTGGCCAATTGTGTCTCCAGAAAAGTGCCGGTAGCATTGAACTCACCTAACGCGCGTTCCATTTCGTAGAATTTTTGGTACAACATCTCGCGACGAATCACCAATCGCTCATCAATTTCTGCGACACGCTCTGTAATATGCTCTATCTGAGTTTCGTAGGCTTTTATTCTGCGGTCGAGCGCCCCGTCACCGCTCATGGAGTAGCTGGCTACCTTGTCTCTCAGACGGGCCGCAACCCCTTTGGTCACCGTAATCGACCCCTCGACACCCTCGCCAACCTCGGTCGGATCAAGAGTAATTCTAAGAGTCAGACCTTCAGTGGTCTCGTTATCATCTTTTCCCTTCAACAGCTGACCGATACCTTCGGCCTCTTCGCCATTGATGGTGCCTGCTACATCCAATCCCTCGGTGGAAGTAGCGTCGATCAGCCCGAGACTACTGTTGGCCGAGTTAGACACCGAGGTTAGACGTTCTACTTTAGACGAGGAACCGTAGGCGCCACTGGTGAACTTGAGATATCCCGTTGAGCCCTCATCCACCCACTCCACAATCACTCCACGACTACCAATGCGACTGTCGTTGTCGATCTTTCCCTGAATCTCCTCGACCAATTCGTCGGCTGACGAATACGTCCGGGCAGACAGCACGATGTCGTTCGAGTTGAGACCATTGACCTTTAGCTTGATGGTGTTGGTTGCAGAAGTAAGCGTCAGCGGACTATCAAGAGGATCGTTGAACGTTGTTCCCTCCAGC
The sequence above is a segment of the Candidatus Zixiibacteriota bacterium genome. Coding sequences within it:
- the zapB gene encoding cell division protein ZapB, encoding MIEDKLTQLANKVEQLIERLQTLQRENQTLTSDNEELRLSLNELKNQLQSLKLKSADQSQAVKSRLTGVLGRLTELEQIGQ
- the pheT gene encoding phenylalanine--tRNA ligase subunit beta, which codes for MKISYQWLLELTGLEWPAQEMASHLTNCGTALEEIDATDRYMEKVVVGVVNDLKPIEGADKIRLATVDTGSETMDLVCGAPNVAVGQKVPVALLGAKLAGDFVIKKVKIRGILSCGMICSERELGISDDHAGIMVLDSDAPIGEPIADYLDFHDYQLTFELTPNRPDSMSAIGIARDAAGLAGVSVRQPEFELTESSEKTADYITVKISDPDACPRYAARVIKNVKIGPSPWWIQKRLLVSGIRPINNVVDITNYVLLETGHPLHAFDYDRFGSKEVVVRRAAKGEKFKTLDGQEHDLIPDVLLISNGKNGVAAGGVMGGLDSEVEDSTTNVLLEAAYFDPSMIRKSRRHLGFVTESSTRFEKGADPNRAVYAIDRAVSLMHELCGGEVLAGVVDCYPREIKPRTISLRPKRCNAILGTALSTDRMRELLTNIELEVAGDDRLEVTVPTFRPDLEREIDLIEEVARMEGWANIPDAITNVGPLFTPYHQQDRFLEEARTVLTGAGFNEMINHGLVDSRLAQKINPDLPMVKIVNPSSSDLDAMRHDLLLSTLVVVGHNISHRNINLCLFEIGTAYLPPDNHHDWREDQHIVVAVTGNTQNGWRQTPRPLDFHDVTGALDHLVAHFRRPAFEYAAAEINYLESGLAFEIKSNNAVIGSIGQVTARIARLVDIKQPVFVAEFSTASLLGDGFSLPPFKPLPQFPAAPRDLAMIVAADVPAGELVKAAQDAAGPLAEEVSIFDLYTGKQIEQGKKSIALAIIYRSPERSLSGQEVDAMQQDVVAALIKKFNAEIRDK
- the pheS gene encoding phenylalanine--tRNA ligase subunit alpha, yielding MSVLDDISVLKEKALERISQADSLAALNDLRVHFLGKKGEITAILKGLGKLPIDVRKQVGAAANKARAAIETNIKEGQNRLEVGGPKSSIDPTLPGTAQPLGHVHILNQVMGDICRTFHGMGFEIAHGPDIETDYYNFESLNFPPDHPARDMQDTLFVEGERVLRTHTTPVQTRELERRKPPIKIITPGRCFRNEAISTRAHVAFHQVDGFLVDVGVNASDLKGAVVAFCKAFFGEDVKLNFRPSFFPFTEPSAEVDVSCILCGGKGCQLCKYSGWLEILGCGMIDPNVLDGCGIDSEKYTGYAFGIGVERIAMLKYKINDIRLFFNNDVRFLRQFK
- the rplT gene encoding 50S ribosomal protein L20; translation: MPRAKNNVAAHQRHKKVLKRARGNFGGRSKLYRTALETVHKGLKYAYRDRRNKKREFRRLWITRISAAAKMCGTNYSTFIAGLKKAGVDLDRKMLADIAARDMTTFESLAKMATGK
- the rpmI gene encoding 50S ribosomal protein L35 encodes the protein MPKMRTQRGAAKRFKKTASGKLKRHHAYKTHILTKMSPKRRRQLRKASHVSKADTRRMLQMVPNL
- the infC gene encoding translation initiation factor IF-3; the protein is MGSKDLRTNHRVRVSPVRLIGPEGEQIGIVPTTEALDRAKEHGLDLVEVSPNSRPPVCRILDYGKYKYELSKKDRLARKKQHSYQLKEMRFRPKIDKHDFEFKTKHVRSFVEAGSKVKVFVMFRGREMARTEFGRKLLDRVAEVLDDVATVEMPPRLDGRHMNMVIAPRPEIMANLRKAADAVGTNEGQKKSEPKAKEEDTKTVETTDSN
- the thrS gene encoding threonine--tRNA ligase — translated: MALLNISFPDGSAREFESGVTGYDIARDISPGLAKAAIAVKVDGEVCDLNAVISSDISIEILTFDQPEGRQVFWHSSSHIMAQAVQELFPGVKLAIGPPIDEGWYYDFDVEKPFSPKDLQKIEKKMGEIIKENVGFSCESMPREKAIEQCRLEKEDYKVELLEDLEVDTVTFYSHSRFRDLCLGPHVPRTGVIKAFKLTATSGAYWRGDERRPMLQRIYGVSYPKKAMLEDYLHRMEEAKKRDHRVLGKQLDLYSINDEVGAGLVLWHPSGARVRNEIENFWREEHLKHGYELVFSPHIALRSLWDRSGHTDFYSDSMLSPMDVEGRSYQLKPMNCPFHIYMYKSRLWSYRDLPLRWAELGAVYRFEGGGVLHGLMRVRGFTQDDAHHFVTQENMEAEVLWTLNFCVHILSSFGFSDYDIYLSTRPDKAIGEEADWVRAEDSLRSALDQAGLDYQVDEGGGAFYGPKIDIKIKDALNRSWQCSTIQFDFSLPERFDLHYIDRDGRQKRPYMIHRALLGSIERFFGVLIEHYAGNFPLWLAPVQVKVLPITDSFNDYGQKVVEELTGHGIRAVLDDRSEKVGAKIRDAEMLKVPYMCIVGAREAESKTLSLRKHGVGDKGSMSLPEVAALLREEVENKGLEKSQIS
- a CDS encoding HDOD domain-containing protein; amino-acid sequence: MTTATIDNKVKQVVSNIRNLPTPPIVFHQIQKVINDPNCSAAQVASILSEDPAMSVKVLKLTNSAFYGLAREIDSVRQAVVIVGMEAVKNLVLSASVLDMFKGDSVDQEFQEQYWRHSLATAYCCRILAQRIKSRGMVDHDAAFSAGLLHDVGKMILTSFLKEEHEILTQARATDNATTDCELEEKSLGFNHAQIGGFLTSQWKLPQKLSEAIAFHHHPQLVDTDDGPLVFLVWLADYLAKKTFYDDGDTARVGAVDPDVLEYLAVSEEDLEQFSGVLREEYLKAETFLQMAGLGG
- the fliS gene encoding flagellar export chaperone FliS encodes the protein MDGNVNTYRAVETSSKSQIDLILQVYDGALAAYRQASTHYKKKENEEGYEQLQRAKRFITHLYTTLNNDEGGEIATNLGKIYAFLIAQISLIEATKDLTVIDDNINILNELREGWQGLKDQGSDEISDPVTPAVSPGQFTGTA